The genomic segment GAGGATATAGGAGCATAACCATTATCCATATATAAGGCCTCTGCATAGGGAAGGAGAACAGCTCCCCCGGAATAACGGCGAGCATAAAGAGTACAGCCAATACGGCCATGAGCACAAAGAGTCGGAGCATACGGTGAAACTCCCCCCGGGAGGGGATCCGGCGCAGCTCTTTCCTGTCAAAACCCTTATTAAACATAAGCACAACAGCACCATAGACCATAGCCCCAAGCAGAAAGGGGATGGGTGAGACACCCTTGAAGAAAACAACATATACAAGGGGCATAGCCACATAAAGGATCAAAAGTTCCAGAATAATCAGAATTTTTCTCAAAAAAACCCCCGGCTAATAATATCAGACCCATATTACCAGATTCAGAGGCTAACATTACATGGAAATAATACCGGACACTACAAATATTTGTAAACCGATGCTCACATTTCTTGACACTCCGGCGGTAATTCAATAAAGTTTGAAAAATGGCAGATAAAAACTGCGTGGTGCGTCTGCGCAATATAACAAAATCATTCGATAAAAGTACAGTCCTCAGGGATTTCAGCCTTGATGTATACGAGGGTGAATTCCTTACCCTCATCGGCCCTTCCGGATGCGGAAAAACTACGATCCTGCGCATGATAGCGGGGTTCGAACCTGTAGATGAAGGGGATATATTCCTTAAGGATAAGAGGATAAACGATTTACCCCCTAATTCCCGGGAGGTAAATACCGTTTTCCAAAGCTACGCCCTCTTCCCTCACATGAGCGTATTCGATAACGTTGCCTTCGGCCTGCGTATGGACAAGGTTGATGAAGGGGAGATAGCCGAACGTGTGCGGGATGTCCTGGGTATGGTAAAGATGGCGGACTATGCAGAGAGGAAGCCGCACCAGCTCTCCGGCGGACAACAGCAGAGGGTTGCCATAGCAAGGGCGGCGGTGAACAACCCGAAGATACTTCTGCTGGATGAACCACTCAGCGCACTCGACTACAAACTCCGAAAGCAGATGCAATGGGAGCTGAAACAGCTCCAACGCAAGCTCGGGATAACCTTCATCTTCGTTACCCACGATCAGGAGGAGGCACTATCTATGTCCGATCGGATGGTGGTGATGAACGAGGGGATAATCGAGCAGATCGGTACGCCGAAGAAGGTATACGAACAGCCCACCAACCTTTTCACCGCAAGGTTTGTGGGGGAGATAAACGTCCTTGATACTGTCATCGGAGCAAAGCATGAGGACGGTTACCTCTGCACCATTGAGGGCTTCGACTCCTTCGTAAAGACATCGAAGGAGCTAGAGATGGGGGCGCAGATGAAGCTTCTTCTCCGCCCCGAGGATATGCGCATCGATGAGGAACCCCTCGATAAGGAATTCATACTGAAGGGCAAAATAGAAGCCACAACATATAAAGGAGCCACCCTCGATTCGGTTATAGCCCTCCCCAACGGCACAAAGCTTCTCGCCAGCGAGTTCTTTGATGAGGAATACGAAGAGTTTGAATACAGCCGTGGCGAGGAGGTCTCCATAACATGGGTTAGCGGATGGGAGGTTCTTCTCCCCGATGAAGGAAAAAACTGAGGATGAACGAGAGCAGTTTCTTCCGCAACACAGTTATAGCCGTTATCTCCATATGGCTTGTGGTGTTTGTTTTCCTCCCCAATGTAATGGTCATTGCCACCAGTTTCCTCACCAGAAGTGAGACGGATTTTGTACAGTTCACATTCAGCCTTGAGAGCTACTCGAGGATATTCACAAGCCTGTACTTTAAGATCTTCTCAAACTCCTTCAAGCTGGCGGCTGTATCAACGGCTGTATGCCTCATTGCCGGCTACCCCTTTGCATACTTTATGGCGAGATCCCCGAAGGAGTATCGCTCCACACTCCTCTTTCTTATTATCATCCCCTTCTGGACGAGCTCGCTCATACGTACATATGCGATAATGATAATCCTCAAAACGAACGGAATCATAAACACCCTCCTCGAAAAGATCGGTCTCATCGATGAACCGGTACAGTTCCTTTATACCCAGGGGGCTGTGGTCCTCGGTATGGCGTATTCCCTGCTACCTTTTATGATACTTCCTCTGTACGCCACCATTGAGAAGCTGGACAAGAGATATATAGAAGCGGCGGAGGACCTCGGCGCAAGCCGAATACAGACCTTTACAAAGATTATCCTCCCCCTCACAATGCCCGGCATTATCGCAGGGTGTATGCTGGTTTTCCTCCCAGCTATGGGGCTTTTCTACATACCTGATCTGCTTGGGGGAGCAAAGAATATACTGCTCGGCAACCTTATTAAGAATCAGTTTCTAACGGCAAGGGACTGGCCCTTCGGTTCTGCGGCAAGCGTTGTTATGACAGGGGTAATGGCCGTGCTCCTCCTTGCATACTATAAGAGCATGAAGAAGCTGAACAGGAGCCTGATGTGAGCCGGATACTGAAAAACGCCTACATGTTCAGTGTGTACGCCTTTTTATATATCCCCATCGTGATCCTCATCGTCTACTCCTTCAATCAGTCGAAGTATTCCCTTGAATGGAAAGGCTTTACACTCAAATGGTACGAGAGCCTTGCCGGCAACTCGATGCTTATTGATGCGGCTCTGAACTCTGTGCTCATAGGCGTTCTCTCCGCCACATCTGCCACAATCCTCGGTACACTCGGCGCAGTGGTTTTATACAGATACCGTTTCAGGGGTAAGAAGTCTCTTTACTCAATGATCTATATCGTAATCATGTCCCCAGACATCGTCATGGGCATATCCCTGCTGGTGCTTTTTGTTGTTGTGCATATTGAGCTCGGTTTCACATCCCTGCTTATGTCGCATATAACCTTCAACCTCCCCTTTGTTATCGTCACCGTATTCTCAAGGCTCAGCGGATTTGACAACGCTGTGATAGAGGCGGCGAAGGATCTCGGTGCAGGGGAGTTCACCGTATTCAGAAAGATCATACTGCCTATGACCCTGCCAGCCGTTGTTTCGGGTTGGCTTCTCAGCTTTACGCTGAGCATGGATGATGTGATAATCAGCTTTTTTGTAACCGGACCAAGCTTTGAGATACTCCCCCTTCGGATCTACTCTATGGTCCGGCTGGGAGTTAAACCGGAAGTAAACGCACTTTGTGCTATAATATTCATGGTGTCGCTGTTGATGGTAATAGCGTCACAAATTCTGATTAAGGAGAGGAGACGTTGAAAAGATTTCTTGTGCTGATGACGGTATTAATAACCGCACTCCCTGTATTTGCGGCTGATAAGGAGCTTTATCTGTATAACTGGACGGAGTACATGCCCGGCGAGGTGATCGAGCGTTTCCAGGATGAGACCGGAATCAAGGTTGTATACACCACCTACGACAGCAACGAAGCGATGTACGCAAAGCTCAAGCTCCTTTCCGGAAAGGGTTACGACCTTGCCGTTCCCTCAACATACTACGTGAACAAGATGCGCTCAGAGGGGCTTCTGCACAGGATCGATAAATCTAAGCTCAGCAACTTCGAAAACCTTGAAATAAGTCTCACAAACAAGGAGTACGACCCGGGCAATGAGTACAGCATTCCCTACCTTTGGGGGAGTACGGGTATATCCGTAAATACTGACAGGGTCAAGAATACAAACATAAACAGCTGGCTCGAGCTCTGGAAACCTGAGTATAAGGGGAAGGTTCTGCTCACCGATGATGTCCGGGAGGTTTTCCATATGGGGCTCACAGTCCTCGGTTATTCCGGAAACTCCACCAAAGAGAGCGAGATAAAGGCAGCCTATGAGAAGCTCAGGGAGCTTATGCCCAATGTTCTCCTCTTCAACTCCGAAGCTCCTAAGATCCCCTACATAACCGGTGAGGTTAATATCGGGATGAACTGGAACGGCGAATCATACACAGCCCACGAGGAAAACCCCGCCATCGAATATATCTACCCCAAGGAGGGTGTAATACTTTGGATGGACAACTTCGTCATCCCCAAAAACGCAGAGAATGTTGAGAATGCCCACAAATTTATAGATTTCGTCCTCCGCCCCGAGATCGCAAAGATCATCACGGAGGAGATAGGCTACGCCATCCCCAATGCGGAGGCGAAGAAACTTCTGGACGAAGAAATCAGAAATAATGAAACGATCTACCCCTCCGCAGAGACCATAGAAAAGGGGGAGTTCCAGATGGACGTCGGAGAGGCTATCACTATCTACGAGGAATACTGGGAAAAGCTTAAGACGGGGAACTAAGGTTCTGGTGCGCATGACCACGTAGGTCTACCACAAAAAAGCTATTCAGGTTGCGCCAGTAAGGGGCACTCAATGTGCCCCTCTACTAAGACATTACTCAAAATCACCGGAAGTTTGCTTGGTCTTCAACATATAAAACACAAAGGGGCACATAATGTGCCCCTTTTTATATAGTTTATTAACTTGACTAAACCAGTGTGCCGCCAGATGCGTACATCCTGTATCTGATATGAACATCCAGATACCGTTTATCAACTAGCGGATTAAAATCTTAATCCGCAACTTCTCTTATAAACCGCCCCGTTTACTTAAACTTCTTGGGACTGCAGAGCTGCTTTTCCTTCCTGGCGACACTCCCGCATTTACACTTGAACCTGGGTTTTCTATCCCCAAGCTTTTCTTCAGCTTCCCCTTCGGAAAGCTTGCACATCTTTGTCATCGGAGCACCTCCTTAAAGAAGACTTATATACTCCAATATAGTCGCAGGGGGTGTTTGTGCAATAGAAAAAATGAGGTAATGATCTATTCAATCCCGTTATCTATCATATCCTGCTGACAACCAAAGGGTTTTTCCTTAGAAGATGGCTGCACCTTTTCGTAGACATCCCCCCGCAGCTCCCAGGCTTTGGTATTATCCTCAAGGTTGCATTCGAGTATCTTTATGAGGAAGCGGCTCGCCTCCTTGTCCTTAACCTCAAATAGCTGTTCCACACGCCTGTCCATGTTTCTTTCCATCCAGTCCGCTGTGGAGATGAACACGCGGGGCTTGCCTCCGTTGTGGAAATATACGATCCGGGGGTGTTCAAGAAACCTTCCCACAATGCTGCGAACCTGAATATTCTCGCTAAGCCCCTTCTCGCCGGCGGTTATCCCGCAGATGCCTCTTATTATCATCTTTATCTTAACCCCCGCACGGGAGGCGTCGTATATCTTTTCCATCAGGGGCTTATCAATGAGTGAGTTCACCTTGACGATAACCTCCGCCTTCTTCCCCTTTCGGGCGTACTCCATCTCGTTATCGATAAACTCAAGGATCTTCGGCTTGATGTGGGTCGGGGCGGGATAGAGATGCTTCCATTGAACGTAGTCGGTATACCCCATCAGCATATTGAAGAGGTTCGCACACTCCTCACCCACCTCATCATCGGCGGTGAGATAGTCTATATCAGTATAAAGATTGGCTGTGGATTCGTTGTAATTTCCGGTGGAGAGATGATTATACCGAACGATCCTCCCCTGCTCCTTTCGAACGATCATAAGGTTTTTGGAATGTATCTTAAGCCCTGCGATACCATAGGTTACGATACACCCAGCCTCCTCAAGCTTTGTGGCCCACTCAACGTTTCTCTCTTCGTCAAAGCGTGCCTTAAGCTCGATTACCACGCAGACCTGCTTACCCGCCCTTGCGGCCTCGGCGAGGGATTCCATTATACTGGAGCCCTTGTTTGCACGGTAAAGCGTCATCTTAATGGAGAGAACATCACGATCCCTTGCGGCCACCCGAATCAAACCGGAGATGAGGGCAAAATCGTGGTAAGGGCGGTAGAATATGTAGTCCCTCTCCTTGATACGGTCGAAGATTGTTTCATCCGCTTTGAGTCCGTAAGGGATATAGGGTGTGTAGACCGGATAGGCCAGCTCCTTATTTTCGCCGCTCACAGCAAAAAGAAAGGTGAGATCCAGAGGCTTGTCCACCACATAAACATCCTCATCCTCGAAGTGGATATGCTCTTTAAGTATGCTGAAAACCTCATCAGGGGCACGTTTGTCTATCTCCACCCGAACAACGTTCCCCTTCTTTCTGGCAGGGAGCTTTTTCTGGATAAGCTTAAGCAGGTCCTCCGCCTCTTCCTCTTCAACGGAGAGGTCGGCGTTCCTGGTGAGTCGGAGCATATAGCTGTCCTTCACGTCGTAACCGGGGAAGACCCGCTGAAGATACTTTGCAATAATCTCCTCGGATGTCAGGAAATATGTTCTATGAAGCTTAACCTTGAAAACCCTCTGGAGGTTCTCCGGTATTATTATAATGCTGTAATGCTTTTTGCCATCCTTCTCAAGCTCCACAAAGATGCAGTGGCGCAGGTTATAGATAAAGGGGAAGGGGTTTGCCGAGCTCAGGGTAACGGGGGAAACGAGGGGCATTATCTCTTCGGTGAAGATAGATTCAACAATCTCTTCGAGATCCCCTTCAATATTCGGCTCTATAACGATATGGTGCTTTGCGCACTCCTTCTTTACACTGTTGAATATCGTCTGCTGATCCTTCACAAGCTTATGGCATATATCGGATATCTGGTGCAGAAGCTCTTCGGGGGTATGGCCGGATATGTCTGTTTTGGTATAGCCGGCATTAACCTGGTCCATAAGACCGGCGACACGGATCATAAAAAATTCGTCCAGATTGGACGAAAATATGGCAAGAAACTTCAGTTTTTCAAGGAGGGGCACACGCTCGTCCTCGGCCTCCCTGAGGACACGCTCATTAAAGCCAAGCCAGCTTATCTCCCTGTTGATAAAACGGTAATTACTCATAAAGAATCCTCGTCTCCAGTTCTATAGGTATACCGAAGGTCTCTATAAAAAGCTCCTTCTTCTGCTCGAACGTAATCTTCTCAAGGTATGGAACCTTCTTTGTCCTTGCGGATATAAGAATCCGGTTGTTCGCCACCTGAACATCGAAATCGATAATAAGCTGCATGTGGCTGGTATCAAGGGCATCCGCAATACGCAGCATGCTCTCAAGCTTACGTATAATCAGCTGGGTATCTATATCAAGATAGCTGAATCGCTTGCCGAGTGACTGCTCAGGCTCGTTTCGGTGCATAAGCACAAGGAATGCGACTATCGTAACCTGATCCTTGCTGAAACCGGGCATATCGAGTGCGTTTGCAATATAGTAGGAGTGTTCATGGTGCATCTTTGCATCGATAAAGTAGCCTATATCGTGGAGGATGGCCCCCGCTTCCAGAAGTATGCGCTCCTTGTTCCCCATGTTGTGCAGTTCGCTGAGGGAATCAAATAGCTTGGTGGCAAAACCGGCCACTGTTTTTGCATGGAGCTTATCGAAGTTGAACCGCTCCCCCATGAAATAGAGTGTTTTGCGAAGTCTGGTGTTAAAACCCGTATCATTAACCGACTTCGAGTAGTAGCGTGTCATGATATGGGGAAAGGTAAGACGGGAGAAACGGAGCCTGTCGGACTTAACGTAGCTGAGAAGCCGCAGATACATCTCAAGCATGGGAACAAGGACCTTCGCCTCGTTCATCCTGATGCCGAGATCCATCATATTCTCCTGGGAAGGTTTGTCCTTAACCTGTTCGTAGAGCTCTTCAAGCTGTTTGCGCATGAAGAAGTTATCCTCAGGCTTGAATATGCTGAGAAGGGTGTTAACCGAGCTTCCCGAGCAAACTATATACTTAATGCTCATATCCCCGCCGAGGGAAGAGCTTATGGTGGTAAACATCGTTTTCACATACTGCCTGTAGGCCTTGTGGCGGCTGTGGATGGGGATATGCTTGAATATCTCCCGCAGGCGCAGGCTCCCGTAGGGAAGGGTTCCGGAGAATATACTTACTCCGTCCTTGATTATATTCAATGAGACGTTACCGCTTGATATATTTGCGAAGATAACGCCCTTTCTCTCGTATTTATCGAAATCCGGTATATCGTTCTTAACGCCTATGTATTTAACATAGACCTCTTCGGAGGGGTCCACAACATCCAGCTTAATGCCGGTTTTCTGGAATATATGGTCTATGAGGAAATAACGGTTTCTCGCCTCACGCACACCGCTGGTGCAGACGCACTTGTAGTTCTTCTTAATTCCGAACTCGTCCAGCTTGTTGCGGAAGTTCTGCATTATCCGGGTGGCTTTGTACACATTATCAAGGGTGATGTAGCCCTTTGTGAACGTGTCCTTCCCAAGCCCGAGGGGCTTTACGAGGGTTTCAAGCACCCTCTCCTCCCCGTCACGATACTCGCAGATGATCATCCGGAAGGCACTGGCACCGATGTTGATTGAGGCAAAAAGTCCGTTTTTCATTTAAACACAATCTCTTTGTTAATTGTTTCCTCCAAGATGTCCTTCTTGATATCCACCTTCCTAAGTTCCATGGAAACATCCGCACCGGAGACGACCTTAATATTCATCTCCTTTTTGGATGACTTGATTTCCAGTTCCTTAACATGGGACCTGTGGGAACGGTCCAGGGCATCTGCTATGCGGAGTATTCCCGCAAGAACGGCAACCTTCTTCTTCTGAGAGGAGCTGAGACCCCTGTAGTATCTATGCTTTTCCTGCGGCCCCTTCTTTCTATGGTATCTGGCGATATTGCCTATAAGCACAATCTCGTCATGGTCATACCCGATGAGGTCGGAGTTCATAATAAGGTACTGCGAGTGTCTGTGGTGCTTGGAGTATGATATATAGTTGCCGATATCGTGGAGGAGTGCCGCAGCTTCAAGGAGCTGCCAGTCATCGGAAGTGAGCTTCTCCTCCTCTGCCACTGAATCAAAGAGCTTCTGGCAGAGCCTGCACACCTGCCTTGCATGACGCTCCTCAAAGAGGAACTTGTTCCCTATCTCTATGAGCCTTGAGTGTCGAATATCATCAAGGTTCTGCTGGAAGGGGAGCTCGATCCCCATGGAGTTGACAGTGTCGATGGTAAGCCCTGTACGCAGGCCGCCACTGAGGGTGTAAAAGCCCTCCCGCTCGGCATGCTCAAGGACGATATCCACCTGCATGGCGGCGGCAAGTATTATATCCGCCCTCTTCTCCTCCATACCTTCAACCTCGATACGCTCCTTGACACTCATGTTGCGGAAATCGCTGATGAAACGCTTGAGGTACTTTCGCTCAACGTACTTAACCGCCCTGTCGAGCCTCGCCTTCTTCTCAATATAGTTTATGGTGGCCAGGTTTCCCATGGAGCCGCCAGTGCATATTATTATATCGATCTTATCATCAATATTAAGCTTTTTAATCTCCTCACGGTAAAGATCCTTAAGCTCCTGCACTTCCGAGGACTTTGGAGGATCACCCTTGAGGTACTGCCTCGTGAGACGGTTGCACCCAAGCTCAAGGGAGACAGCCCGCTCCAGTACACCTTTGCGTACAAAGGAATATTCCGCACTTCCGCCCCCGATATCAAGAACGAGTGCATTGTACTTGGTGAGCTGAAAGTTTGCCGTTGCGGCTATACACGTGAACCTCGCCTCGTCTTCACCGCTGATAACCTCAACGTTGAAACCGCAGGTTTCACGAATCTTATCGATAACCTCTTCGAAGTTATCCGCACCCCTGAAGGAAGCGGTGGCTACAGCACGGATGGTGTCCACCTTCCAGTGCTCCACGATACTGCGAACCTCACGCAGGCTCGCCAGAAGACGCTCAAGGGCGGGCTCTGTTATCCTGCCGTAGTTAAAAACCTCATCGCCAAGACGTACTGATTCCTTATATTCCTCAACTACTTTATAGCTTTTATCCTTTAATTCTGAGACCTGAAGTCGCACAGTATTACTGCCAATATCAACAACAGCGACACTCGTTAAATCAAGCTGAAGCATTCTCACTCCTAATAGCAATACGTGTCCCCATGAAAGGGACTGATCAGCATACAGATTCGTATACACCGGTTATAAAGATGCAATAACGATGTTAAATGTTTGTCAGGTGATATCAGAGAATAGCCTCAAGCTCTTCCCAGAGTGTTTTATACGCTCTGGAAGCCCTGCACCACGGGCTGAAAGCCCCCACCGGTTCACGGTTTGTCCCCATACGCTCAACATCTGCAGAATAGGGGATGAAGCTTTCAAGAAGCTTAATCCGCTTTATACCCGGATCCTCCATAACCTCCCTGTGGATCTTCTTCCTTCTATCCACCATAGAGAAGAACAGAGCGGGGCGAACCTTCTTCATATCATTCTCTTTGAGGTATGAAGTGAGCATCTCGCTTGTTCTCTGGGAGAGAACAGTGGGTATTATCGGAACGGCAAGAATGTCTGCCGCCTGGATAAGAGCCTCTGAGAGAAGTGTTATCCCGGGGGGTGCATCAAGTATAACAACATCGTACTCATCCTGTAAAGGCTTCAGAATATCCCCAATGCGCTTCTTCGACTTATCCTCCGCATCGAGAAATATATCCAGCTTCCGGTAAGAGAAGTCGGAGGGGATAATGTCGAGGTTCTCATAGTCCGTCGCCTTGATATCATCATCGATATCACGCTTACCCTGAACGGTCTTTTTTATACCCTTCTTTATCTTCGGCTTAACACGGAAATAAAAGGTAGCCGCCGCCTGGGGGTCGAGATCCCATATAAGAACCTTCTTACCCGCCTTAGCGGCATAATATGCCAGATTAACCGAGGCGGCTGTCTTTCCGACACCCCCCTTAATACTGTAAACTGCGATTGTTTTCATTTTTTCAACATCTCTTCCACTTTATTCTGCATCTTTTCACGGATAAACCTCTTCACTAGTCCGAGGCCTTTCATCCTCTCCTCCATCTGTTTTTCGGAGAGTATCTTTATAAGATAGCCAGCCGCCATGGATACCGGCGCCGGATCATCTACCTTCTGCTTCACTTCCTCCACAAAGGTATAGAGCTCCTCCTGCTGAACCTCATAGTCCTGGTGCGAACCGAGGGAGTCCTGCAGTTTTTTCAGCTCTGATATAAATTTTGAGGAATCCTTCCCCGGGTAAAGCACACCAAAAAACTCAAGGAGATAACGAAGTTTTTTGCAGTCTATGCGTATCTTGTGATAGTCATCCGCAGGAGAATCCTCTGAGAGTTTACCACCCTTTTTAATGACTTTTCCATAAGCTTTAGCTATACCCTCAGCAGCCAGCTCCCGAACAGGCATAGCGCCCTTTTCGGTTCTTTCGGCATCCATTCCGCCTGTGAGGAAGCTGCGCCAATCCTCTTTTATCTTATGATATTCAGAGGATTCCAGATATTCGGCAAGGCTCTTCTGTTCCCTTTTTCTGGTCTGCTCAAGCATCTTCTCCAGAGGCTCAAGGCCGTTTTCCATGGATAGGGGGAGAAGCTCCCTGTACTCCTGCATCATATGGGCGTAAACATCCAGATCCCTGGGCTGGTTCGTAACCTTCTGCACGTCCTTAAAATCCGCCCGGAATCTGTTTGTAATCCCCTCAGGGAAAACACCCTTAAGCATGGCAAGGGCGGAGCGTGTCCTGCGGACGGATACTCGGAAATCGTGTAGGAACTCTATATCGAGCCCGAGCTTTGTTCCCTCCTCATTCATCTCAATTATTTCGAGAAGATCCAGAAGGAAAGATTTAACAGCATCCTCGGCGGGCATCTCAGGTTCATCCGGTGCAGAGACCTTCGTGCTGTAAGCTCTGGGGTCAAGACCGGAAAGGGTTATGAAGGTGCTGAACTCATCCTCGATAATATCGCCGAACCCGAGTCTTTTAAGAGCTTTATCCGCCTTTTTAAACTCAGCAGAATAGCCCCTGAGCTCCTGCAGTGAAACCGTATCGAGCTGGGCATCGGTGCTTTTCATTGTTTTGAAAAGGTACCTGGCAACGGTCTTCCCCTCATCATCGAGAACACTCGCACAATACTGCTTCTCTGTGTAGCTTAGCTTTTCAAGGAGAACTCTGGGGTCGATAACCGGACAAACAATATCCGCCAGCGGGCTGTCCGGGAGGTCGGAGCAGGATAAAGGTATCTTTGAGACACGGTTCTCCTCAAAGATCCCATCGCCGTGAAGTTCCAGCAACCTGGGTGAGTAAATGAGCGTTAACCCGGCACGTGCAAGGAGCCAGTCAAAGGCGTCAATGAGTATGCACTCCCTCTCTTCCGTCTCGGAAACACTCAGTTCATAGGGGGTAAGAGCCTCTTTAAGGCTCTCAAAGTCGATTCTTTCGATACGCTTAGTGATATTTCTCAAGGCATTTCCTTCAGCACAGTAACACCTTCTGCTGAACGAGGTTGACCAGAAATCTGTTTTCAACATGACAGATAGAGCCTTTCTTAAGGACAACATTCATCGCACTGCCGGAAATATAGTAGGATATAAATTCGGACATATCCGGCTCATGCCCGACAAAGGCAACTGTTTCGTACGATGAGTATTTCTGCACCATTTCCATGTAGTCGGAAACGGAGGCTCCGGGGTTTAGCTTGGGCTCCCTGTGTATTTGAAGCCCTGTCAGTTCGGTGATAATCTCTGCGGTCTGTACGGATCTTACAGCCTCGGAAGAAATCAGGATATCCGGCTCGGGATAAAGCTCAAAGAAGTTCTTGAAAGCCTTCTCCCCTCTTGTTACACCCTTTTCAACCAGCGGCCTTTCGAGATCAGAACCTTTCCAGTCGTAACGTTCGGCAGCATGTCCGTGCCTTATGAAGTATTGTCGCATCCGTTCACCTTATATTAGAATATCATTATAATTGCTGTTTTAACAGCATTTTTAAAACTATTTTCGAGCTTTTAGGCCGAATTTTCCAGATATTTTGATATTTTGACATTTTCTTAACGTTTTATACCTATAAAATATATTCAATAATTATCCCACCTTGTAGAATTTCAGTATGATTACATAAAAAGTAGCCTTATAGTTGAAGTAGTTGTGTGTATAATGTGAAATAATCTTAAAATGTACAGGGAGGTTTTCTTCTTGAG from the Limisalsivibrio acetivorans genome contains:
- a CDS encoding CPBP family intramembrane glutamic endopeptidase produces the protein MRKILIILELLILYVAMPLVYVVFFKGVSPIPFLLGAMVYGAVVLMFNKGFDRKELRRIPSRGEFHRMLRLFVLMAVLAVLFMLAVIPGELFSFPMQRPYIWIMVMLLYPLLSVYPQEILYRTLIFRRFDELGMNGNTAMHASAFAFALAHTGLYNITAFILSWLGGYIFSYTYKRTRSLPAVFLEHSLYGCWIFTLGMGYFFYHGNVQ
- the potA gene encoding spermidine/putrescine ABC transporter ATP-binding protein PotA, whose amino-acid sequence is MADKNCVVRLRNITKSFDKSTVLRDFSLDVYEGEFLTLIGPSGCGKTTILRMIAGFEPVDEGDIFLKDKRINDLPPNSREVNTVFQSYALFPHMSVFDNVAFGLRMDKVDEGEIAERVRDVLGMVKMADYAERKPHQLSGGQQQRVAIARAAVNNPKILLLDEPLSALDYKLRKQMQWELKQLQRKLGITFIFVTHDQEEALSMSDRMVVMNEGIIEQIGTPKKVYEQPTNLFTARFVGEINVLDTVIGAKHEDGYLCTIEGFDSFVKTSKELEMGAQMKLLLRPEDMRIDEEPLDKEFILKGKIEATTYKGATLDSVIALPNGTKLLASEFFDEEYEEFEYSRGEEVSITWVSGWEVLLPDEGKN
- the potB gene encoding spermidine/putrescine ABC transporter permease PotB encodes the protein MNESSFFRNTVIAVISIWLVVFVFLPNVMVIATSFLTRSETDFVQFTFSLESYSRIFTSLYFKIFSNSFKLAAVSTAVCLIAGYPFAYFMARSPKEYRSTLLFLIIIPFWTSSLIRTYAIMIILKTNGIINTLLEKIGLIDEPVQFLYTQGAVVLGMAYSLLPFMILPLYATIEKLDKRYIEAAEDLGASRIQTFTKIILPLTMPGIIAGCMLVFLPAMGLFYIPDLLGGAKNILLGNLIKNQFLTARDWPFGSAASVVMTGVMAVLLLAYYKSMKKLNRSLM
- the potC gene encoding spermidine/putrescine ABC transporter permease PotC gives rise to the protein MFSVYAFLYIPIVILIVYSFNQSKYSLEWKGFTLKWYESLAGNSMLIDAALNSVLIGVLSATSATILGTLGAVVLYRYRFRGKKSLYSMIYIVIMSPDIVMGISLLVLFVVVHIELGFTSLLMSHITFNLPFVIVTVFSRLSGFDNAVIEAAKDLGAGEFTVFRKIILPMTLPAVVSGWLLSFTLSMDDVIISFFVTGPSFEILPLRIYSMVRLGVKPEVNALCAIIFMVSLLMVIASQILIKERRR
- a CDS encoding extracellular solute-binding protein; this encodes MTVLITALPVFAADKELYLYNWTEYMPGEVIERFQDETGIKVVYTTYDSNEAMYAKLKLLSGKGYDLAVPSTYYVNKMRSEGLLHRIDKSKLSNFENLEISLTNKEYDPGNEYSIPYLWGSTGISVNTDRVKNTNINSWLELWKPEYKGKVLLTDDVREVFHMGLTVLGYSGNSTKESEIKAAYEKLRELMPNVLLFNSEAPKIPYITGEVNIGMNWNGESYTAHEENPAIEYIYPKEGVILWMDNFVIPKNAENVENAHKFIDFVLRPEIAKIITEEIGYAIPNAEAKKLLDEEIRNNETIYPSAETIEKGEFQMDVGEAITIYEEYWEKLKTGN
- the ppk1 gene encoding polyphosphate kinase 1, which encodes MSNYRFINREISWLGFNERVLREAEDERVPLLEKLKFLAIFSSNLDEFFMIRVAGLMDQVNAGYTKTDISGHTPEELLHQISDICHKLVKDQQTIFNSVKKECAKHHIVIEPNIEGDLEEIVESIFTEEIMPLVSPVTLSSANPFPFIYNLRHCIFVELEKDGKKHYSIIIIPENLQRVFKVKLHRTYFLTSEEIIAKYLQRVFPGYDVKDSYMLRLTRNADLSVEEEEAEDLLKLIQKKLPARKKGNVVRVEIDKRAPDEVFSILKEHIHFEDEDVYVVDKPLDLTFLFAVSGENKELAYPVYTPYIPYGLKADETIFDRIKERDYIFYRPYHDFALISGLIRVAARDRDVLSIKMTLYRANKGSSIMESLAEAARAGKQVCVVIELKARFDEERNVEWATKLEEAGCIVTYGIAGLKIHSKNLMIVRKEQGRIVRYNHLSTGNYNESTANLYTDIDYLTADDEVGEECANLFNMLMGYTDYVQWKHLYPAPTHIKPKILEFIDNEMEYARKGKKAEVIVKVNSLIDKPLMEKIYDASRAGVKIKMIIRGICGITAGEKGLSENIQVRSIVGRFLEHPRIVYFHNGGKPRVFISTADWMERNMDRRVEQLFEVKDKEASRFLIKILECNLEDNTKAWELRGDVYEKVQPSSKEKPFGCQQDMIDNGIE
- a CDS encoding HD domain-containing protein; amino-acid sequence: MKNGLFASINIGASAFRMIICEYRDGEERVLETLVKPLGLGKDTFTKGYITLDNVYKATRIMQNFRNKLDEFGIKKNYKCVCTSGVREARNRYFLIDHIFQKTGIKLDVVDPSEEVYVKYIGVKNDIPDFDKYERKGVIFANISSGNVSLNIIKDGVSIFSGTLPYGSLRLREIFKHIPIHSRHKAYRQYVKTMFTTISSSLGGDMSIKYIVCSGSSVNTLLSIFKPEDNFFMRKQLEELYEQVKDKPSQENMMDLGIRMNEAKVLVPMLEMYLRLLSYVKSDRLRFSRLTFPHIMTRYYSKSVNDTGFNTRLRKTLYFMGERFNFDKLHAKTVAGFATKLFDSLSELHNMGNKERILLEAGAILHDIGYFIDAKMHHEHSYYIANALDMPGFSKDQVTIVAFLVLMHRNEPEQSLGKRFSYLDIDTQLIIRKLESMLRIADALDTSHMQLIIDFDVQVANNRILISARTKKVPYLEKITFEQKKELFIETFGIPIELETRILYE